The following proteins are encoded in a genomic region of Actinomadura sp. NAK00032:
- a CDS encoding serine hydrolase encodes MSEYFPPARPGVPSARRRRPVRFAAVAAAAALALAGCATGDKADAEAEIGTAKNEVAVLAAMQKVVKAGFPGVLVSVKGADGEVRDYSAGVGDRESGDAPPKNGYVRVGSNTKSFVAATVLQLVGEGKAKLDEPIDTYLPGIAKGPDWDGKKITIRHLLGHTSGIPDYTQALVPTTDTLPNKTYTAQDLLRPALKMKALFPVGKKREYSNTNYVLAGMLVEKLTGKPVGEAVTERVIDRIGLKQTYWPKPGDTDVRKPRMEGYIAPPGGKLTKATEMDPSISGAAGMVISTPRDLNRFFGALVGGKLMPAAQLAEMQKTMESPGDMPDTVFGLGLDQTTLSCTKIWGHGGDIHGYESRGGVTTDGREVTVIVNALPSAIIAKQDSMEAMQKDALAKMTQISKLVDTAICK; translated from the coding sequence GTGTCCGAGTACTTCCCGCCCGCCCGTCCCGGCGTCCCGTCCGCACGCCGCCGCAGGCCGGTGCGGTTCGCCGCCGTGGCGGCGGCCGCCGCGCTCGCCCTCGCGGGCTGCGCCACCGGCGACAAGGCCGACGCCGAGGCGGAGATCGGCACGGCCAAGAACGAAGTCGCGGTGCTGGCGGCGATGCAGAAGGTGGTGAAGGCCGGCTTCCCCGGCGTGCTGGTCTCCGTCAAGGGCGCGGACGGCGAGGTCCGCGACTACTCGGCCGGCGTCGGCGACCGCGAGTCCGGCGACGCGCCCCCGAAGAACGGCTACGTGCGCGTCGGCAGCAACACCAAGAGCTTCGTCGCCGCGACCGTCCTGCAACTGGTCGGCGAGGGGAAGGCGAAGCTGGACGAGCCGATCGACACCTACCTGCCGGGAATCGCGAAGGGCCCGGACTGGGACGGCAAGAAGATCACCATCCGGCACCTGCTCGGGCACACCAGCGGGATCCCCGACTACACGCAGGCCCTCGTCCCGACGACCGACACGCTCCCGAACAAGACCTACACGGCGCAGGACCTGCTCCGGCCCGCGCTGAAGATGAAGGCGTTGTTCCCCGTCGGGAAGAAGCGCGAGTACAGCAACACCAACTACGTCCTCGCCGGGATGCTCGTCGAGAAGCTCACCGGCAAGCCGGTCGGCGAGGCGGTCACCGAGCGGGTCATCGACCGGATCGGCCTCAAGCAGACCTACTGGCCGAAGCCCGGCGACACCGACGTCCGCAAGCCCCGGATGGAGGGGTACATCGCGCCGCCCGGCGGCAAGCTGACGAAGGCGACCGAGATGGACCCGTCGATCTCCGGCGCCGCCGGCATGGTGATCTCCACCCCGCGCGACCTCAACCGCTTCTTCGGCGCCCTGGTCGGCGGCAAGCTGATGCCCGCCGCGCAGCTCGCGGAGATGCAGAAGACGATGGAGTCGCCGGGCGACATGCCGGACACCGTGTTCGGGCTCGGCCTCGACCAGACCACGCTGTCCTGCACCAAGATCTGGGGCCACGGCGGCGACATCCACGGCTACGAGTCCCGCGGCGGCGTGACGACCGACGGCCGCGAGGTCACGGTCATCGTCAACGCGCTGCCGAGCGCGATCATCGCCAAGCAGGACTCGATGGAGGCCATGCAGAAGGACGCGCTGGCCAAGATGACGCAGATCTCGAAGCTGGTCGACACGGCCATCTGCAAGTAG
- a CDS encoding acyl-CoA dehydrogenase family protein — protein MTSASDRAVELRPLDFLDIDGLLSDEERDIRDTVRGFVEDRVVPHAGDWFEEAAVPRDLPRELGALGVLGMHLEGYGCAGTSATAYGLACMELEAGDSGVRSMVSVQGSLAMFAIWRWGSQEQKRRWLPGMATGETVGCFGLTEPDAGSDPGAMRTRARRDGGDWILDGRKMWITNGSIADVAVVWARTDEGVRGFLVPAGTPGFTAPEIRRKLSLRASITSELVLDGVRLPADAVLPEVSSLRGPLSCLNEARYGIVWGAAGAARACFEAALKYAGERTAFGKPIAGTQIQQQKLAHMALEVNRATLLALHLGRLKDAGRLRPEQVSMGKLGNVNAALDVARSARQVLGANGISLEYPVIRHMNNLESVVTYEGTADVHALVIGGALTGVQAFR, from the coding sequence ATGACCAGCGCGTCCGACCGGGCGGTGGAGCTCCGCCCCCTGGACTTCCTGGACATCGACGGCCTGCTGTCGGACGAGGAGCGCGACATCCGCGACACCGTCCGCGGCTTCGTCGAGGACCGGGTCGTCCCGCACGCCGGCGACTGGTTCGAGGAGGCGGCCGTCCCGCGCGACCTGCCGCGCGAGCTGGGCGCGCTGGGCGTCCTCGGCATGCACCTGGAGGGGTACGGCTGCGCGGGCACCAGCGCGACCGCGTACGGCCTGGCCTGCATGGAGCTGGAGGCGGGCGACAGTGGGGTGCGCAGCATGGTGTCCGTCCAGGGGTCGCTCGCGATGTTCGCGATCTGGCGGTGGGGCTCGCAGGAGCAGAAGCGGCGCTGGCTGCCCGGGATGGCGACCGGGGAGACCGTCGGCTGCTTCGGGCTGACCGAGCCCGACGCGGGCTCCGACCCGGGCGCGATGCGCACCCGCGCGCGCCGCGACGGCGGCGACTGGATCCTCGACGGCCGCAAGATGTGGATCACCAACGGCTCGATCGCGGACGTGGCCGTGGTGTGGGCCCGCACGGACGAGGGCGTCCGCGGCTTCCTCGTCCCGGCCGGCACGCCGGGGTTCACCGCGCCGGAGATCCGCAGGAAGCTGTCGCTGCGGGCCTCGATCACCTCCGAGCTGGTGCTGGACGGCGTCCGGCTGCCGGCGGACGCCGTCCTGCCCGAGGTGTCGTCCCTGCGGGGCCCGCTGTCGTGCCTGAACGAGGCCCGCTACGGCATCGTGTGGGGCGCGGCCGGGGCGGCGCGGGCCTGCTTCGAGGCCGCGCTGAAGTACGCGGGGGAGCGCACCGCGTTCGGCAAGCCGATCGCGGGCACCCAGATCCAGCAGCAGAAGCTCGCCCACATGGCGCTGGAGGTCAACCGCGCGACGCTGCTCGCCCTGCACCTCGGCCGGCTCAAGGACGCCGGGCGGCTGCGTCCCGAACAGGTCAGCATGGGCAAGCTCGGCAACGTCAACGCCGCGCTGGACGTCGCCCGCAGCGCCCGGCAGGTGCTCGGCGCCAACGGGATCTCGCTGGAGTATCCGGTGATCCGGCACATGAACAACCTGGAGTCGGTCGTCACCTACGAGGGGACGGCGGACGTCCACGCCCTGGTGATCGGCGGCGCCCTCACCGGCGTCCAGGCGTTCCGGTGA
- a CDS encoding alpha/beta fold hydrolase — protein MIRTLTKTAAIAACCAVAAAGLTGCDDDSGAFPFDSPEPRKTADAFTGTKKIKVAGRSVNVSCAGGPAKDEPVIVLMAGLGDGLGKMAALQKTLSEENRVCSYDRLGEGASEAPKGPQSFADTGKVLSGVLDRVAGDGRVVLAGHSLGGMIAARYAPDHKDRVKGLVLMDATSPTPVADIENVIPESATGPGAQVRAETLAVNGGKNAEKLVITDGKVRSAGNIPAEVIRHGKQYLAAVPQYGPALERGWTAGQRKWLGVSKRAKLSTATGSEHYIYVDRPDLAVKAIQRVTAQAATAA, from the coding sequence ATGATCCGCACGCTCACGAAGACCGCCGCGATCGCGGCCTGCTGCGCCGTGGCCGCCGCCGGGCTCACCGGCTGCGACGACGACTCGGGCGCGTTCCCGTTCGACTCCCCCGAACCGCGCAAGACCGCCGACGCGTTCACCGGCACCAAGAAGATCAAGGTCGCCGGCCGGTCGGTGAACGTGTCCTGCGCGGGCGGCCCGGCCAAGGACGAGCCGGTGATCGTCCTGATGGCGGGGCTCGGCGACGGGCTCGGCAAGATGGCCGCCCTCCAGAAGACCCTGAGCGAGGAGAACCGGGTCTGCTCCTACGACCGGCTCGGCGAGGGCGCGAGCGAGGCGCCGAAGGGCCCGCAGAGCTTCGCCGACACGGGGAAGGTGCTGAGCGGCGTCCTCGACCGGGTCGCCGGCGACGGCCGGGTGGTCCTGGCCGGGCACTCGCTGGGCGGGATGATCGCCGCCAGGTACGCCCCCGACCACAAGGACCGGGTCAAGGGCCTCGTCCTGATGGACGCCACCTCGCCGACACCGGTCGCCGACATCGAGAACGTGATCCCCGAGTCCGCCACCGGCCCGGGGGCGCAGGTGCGCGCGGAGACCCTCGCGGTGAACGGGGGCAAGAATGCCGAGAAGCTCGTCATCACCGACGGGAAGGTCCGCTCCGCCGGGAACATCCCGGCCGAGGTGATCCGGCACGGGAAGCAGTACCTCGCGGCCGTCCCCCAGTACGGGCCGGCCCTGGAGCGCGGGTGGACGGCCGGCCAGCGCAAGTGGCTCGGCGTCTCCAAGCGCGCCAAGCTGAGCACCGCCACCGGCAGCGAGCACTACATCTACGTCGACCGGCCCGACCTCGCCGTCAAGGCGATCCAGCGCGTCACCGCGCAGGCCGCGACGGCGGCGTGA
- a CDS encoding M20/M25/M40 family metallo-hydrolase: MSEVKRRDLLAGAAAFTGFATAGLLPGTAAAATRQRPGAVRPPSLTAGDRAVVARVDARRALRHLRVLSDEIGWRVAGTGAEHRAAHYIAGQLRDLGYKVELQPFPVADRYLAEIRAKGERRWQCSASPQGAVASARGAVVDVGPVTEVTGDVRGKLVLFDRVTGQETEQAEAAAGAGAAAALIVNARSTTYPERKPGSFVPNLKEPVAIPVLGLAEYHGERIRAGARRLSFEVTHHTGLTSYNVLAERRATLPDPGGKAVIVSAHYDSVPGSPGANDDGSGTVLCLELARVLRRLPTQQAVRVCLWGAEESGLVGARHYVKGLDEAEVARITGCFQNDMVATSHPPAGTYWLLSVDGADNTTTAAVNAAARRLGYVDQTEGPTARGSSDHEAFHERGIPAGNFSWRGGEAPSRLEPIYHTPQDTIAENISLERLQVSLELIGCAAYDVARRK, encoded by the coding sequence ATGTCCGAGGTCAAACGCCGTGATCTGCTGGCCGGAGCCGCGGCCTTCACCGGGTTCGCGACGGCCGGCCTGCTGCCCGGCACCGCCGCCGCCGCGACCCGGCAGCGGCCCGGTGCCGTCCGGCCGCCCTCCCTCACCGCCGGCGACCGGGCCGTGGTCGCCCGCGTCGACGCGCGCCGGGCGCTGCGGCACCTGCGGGTGCTCAGCGATGAGATCGGCTGGCGCGTCGCCGGCACCGGCGCCGAGCACCGCGCCGCCCACTACATCGCCGGGCAGCTGCGCGACCTGGGGTACAAGGTCGAGCTGCAGCCCTTCCCGGTCGCCGACAGGTACCTGGCGGAGATCCGCGCCAAGGGCGAGCGGCGCTGGCAGTGCAGCGCGTCCCCGCAGGGCGCCGTCGCCTCCGCTCGCGGGGCGGTCGTGGACGTCGGCCCGGTCACCGAGGTCACCGGCGACGTGCGCGGCAAGCTCGTGCTGTTCGACCGCGTCACCGGCCAGGAGACCGAGCAGGCCGAGGCGGCGGCCGGCGCGGGCGCCGCGGCGGCCCTCATCGTCAACGCGCGCTCGACCACCTACCCGGAGCGCAAGCCCGGCTCTTTCGTCCCGAACCTGAAGGAGCCGGTCGCGATCCCCGTGCTGGGCCTGGCCGAGTACCACGGCGAGCGGATCCGGGCCGGTGCCCGGCGCCTGTCGTTCGAGGTCACCCATCACACCGGGCTGACCTCGTACAACGTCCTGGCCGAGCGGAGGGCCACGCTGCCCGACCCCGGGGGCAAGGCCGTGATCGTCAGCGCGCACTACGACAGCGTCCCCGGCTCGCCCGGCGCCAACGACGACGGCAGCGGCACCGTGCTGTGCCTGGAGCTGGCGCGCGTCCTGAGGCGGCTGCCCACCCAGCAGGCCGTGCGCGTCTGCCTGTGGGGCGCGGAGGAGAGCGGCCTGGTCGGCGCTCGGCACTACGTGAAGGGGCTCGACGAGGCGGAGGTCGCGCGGATCACCGGCTGCTTCCAGAACGACATGGTCGCCACCAGCCATCCGCCCGCGGGGACGTACTGGCTCCTGTCGGTGGACGGCGCCGACAACACCACCACGGCCGCGGTGAACGCCGCCGCGCGCCGCCTCGGGTACGTCGACCAGACCGAGGGGCCGACCGCTCGCGGCTCCAGCGACCACGAGGCGTTCCACGAGCGCGGTATCCCGGCGGGCAACTTCAGCTGGCGCGGCGGCGAGGCGCCCAGCCGGTTGGAGCCGATCTACCACACCCCGCAGGACACGATCGCCGAGAACATCAGCCTGGAGCGGCTCCAGGTCTCCCTCGAACTGATCGGCTGCGCCGCCTACGACGTGGCGCGCCGCAAGTAG
- a CDS encoding GntR family transcriptional regulator — MKDPRATVPTAQQHAVDALRRRIASGDVRPGQRVNQEDIAAQVGLSVAPVREALRVLAEEGQLTYRPRRGYVVTELQYADLSEIYALRKILEERAARHALPLLDGAALRRIGEAARACAEAAAAGDVAAELAANRAFHFAVLETPGQPHVLRLIRLLWDSTEVYRAMYYNDPEERAASVDAHDRIIEAVRAGDADRLVRELDAHRERALDVLRAVLAPPDG; from the coding sequence GTGAAAGATCCCCGCGCCACGGTGCCCACGGCCCAGCAGCACGCCGTCGACGCGCTGCGCCGCCGCATCGCGTCCGGGGACGTCCGGCCCGGTCAGCGGGTCAATCAGGAGGACATCGCCGCGCAGGTCGGGCTGAGCGTCGCGCCGGTGCGGGAGGCGCTGCGCGTCCTGGCGGAGGAGGGGCAGCTCACCTACCGGCCCCGGCGCGGGTACGTCGTCACCGAACTCCAGTACGCGGACCTCAGCGAGATCTACGCGCTGCGCAAGATCCTGGAGGAGCGCGCGGCCCGGCACGCGCTCCCGCTGCTGGACGGCGCCGCGCTGCGGCGCATCGGCGAGGCCGCCCGCGCCTGCGCCGAGGCCGCCGCGGCCGGGGACGTCGCCGCCGAACTGGCCGCCAACCGCGCGTTCCACTTCGCCGTCCTGGAGACGCCCGGCCAGCCGCACGTCCTGCGGCTGATCCGGCTGCTCTGGGACTCCACCGAGGTGTACCGGGCCATGTACTACAACGACCCCGAGGAGCGCGCGGCCTCGGTGGACGCGCATGACCGGATCATCGAGGCGGTCCGCGCCGGGGACGCCGACCGGCTCGTCCGCGAACTCGACGCGCACCGGGAGCGCGCCCTGGACGTCCTGCGCGCCGTCCTGGCCCCGCCGGACGGCTGA
- a CDS encoding ABC transporter ATP-binding protein: MDDVVHIERVSKTYGDENPVAALAGVDARFRRGTMTAVMGPSGSGKSTLLHCAAGLDRPSSGRVVIGDTDLSTMSEKELTMLRRSRIGFVFQAFNLIGALTVEQNVLLPSRLAGVRPDPAWVTEVIERVGLAHRLGHRPAELSGGQQQRVAIARALVTRPEVIFCDEPTGALDTTTAAEVLALLSAAVEQSGQTIIMVTHDPVAASYANRVIVLADGKIVRDMPQPGAPRIAEELAMLGRRKPVAVQEG; this comes from the coding sequence GTGGACGACGTAGTCCACATCGAACGCGTCAGCAAGACGTACGGCGACGAGAATCCCGTCGCCGCGCTCGCCGGCGTCGACGCCCGGTTCCGCCGGGGGACGATGACCGCGGTGATGGGGCCGTCCGGCTCCGGGAAGAGCACGCTGCTGCACTGCGCGGCGGGGCTGGACCGGCCGTCATCGGGACGGGTCGTGATCGGCGACACCGACCTGTCGACGATGTCGGAGAAGGAGCTGACCATGCTGCGGCGCAGCAGGATCGGCTTCGTCTTCCAGGCGTTCAACCTGATCGGCGCGCTGACCGTGGAGCAGAACGTCCTGCTGCCGTCGCGGCTGGCGGGCGTCCGCCCGGATCCGGCGTGGGTCACCGAGGTGATCGAGCGGGTGGGGCTGGCGCACCGGCTCGGGCACCGTCCGGCGGAGCTGTCCGGCGGCCAGCAGCAGCGGGTCGCGATCGCCCGCGCGCTCGTCACCCGGCCTGAGGTGATCTTCTGCGACGAGCCGACCGGCGCGCTCGACACGACGACCGCGGCGGAGGTGCTCGCGCTGCTGAGCGCGGCCGTCGAGCAGTCCGGGCAGACGATCATCATGGTGACGCACGACCCGGTCGCCGCGTCCTACGCCAACCGGGTCATCGTGCTGGCGGACGGCAAGATCGTGCGGGACATGCCGCAGCCCGGCGCCCCGCGCATCGCCGAGGAGCTGGCGATGCTCGGCCGCCGCAAGCCCGTCGCGGTCCAGGAGGGCTGA
- a CDS encoding Lsr2 family protein, translating into MAQKVRIIMTDDLDGGEAAETVSFAIDGRTYEIDLSEDNARKLRSTLHSYMESGRRLKGTRGAVPARAAHGRERGAEIRQWAKDQGIEINERGRIPATVIAQYEAAH; encoded by the coding sequence GTGGCGCAGAAGGTTCGCATCATCATGACGGACGACCTCGACGGCGGCGAGGCCGCCGAGACGGTGTCGTTCGCCATCGACGGCAGGACGTACGAGATCGACCTCAGCGAGGACAACGCCCGCAAGCTCCGCAGCACGCTGCACAGCTACATGGAGAGCGGCCGCCGGCTCAAGGGCACCCGCGGCGCGGTTCCGGCCCGCGCCGCCCACGGCCGCGAGCGCGGTGCCGAGATCCGCCAGTGGGCGAAGGACCAGGGCATCGAGATCAACGAGCGCGGCCGCATCCCCGCCACGGTCATCGCCCAGTACGAGGCCGCGCACTGA
- a CDS encoding helix-turn-helix transcriptional regulator — translation MADSFESALRTAIQTRGLGLERLHARLAERGIQVSVASLSNWQRGRCRPERVSAVRALEEILEVPPESLTALLGPRRPRGRWAHNVPGALAYRDVSEVHASVDLLLGQIRNPVDGQLRWLSCDETVRVGAGRDERSVRTRAVFQARTDGVDRHVAVYHCEKEMLPDIRRASHCRLGQVRTDAAAGVTAVELLFERPLRRDETCMVDYEFGYSGGGPEATFYHRWFRHPMHMYLLHVHFEPDALPARCHRVWQPNTVTPPTDVRELPLSDWRAVHMAEADVRPGVHGIRWEWD, via the coding sequence ATGGCGGATTCGTTCGAAAGCGCGCTGCGGACGGCGATCCAGACGCGCGGACTCGGGCTGGAACGGCTCCATGCCAGGCTCGCCGAACGCGGGATCCAGGTCAGCGTCGCGAGCCTCAGCAACTGGCAGCGGGGCAGGTGCCGCCCGGAGCGGGTGTCGGCCGTCCGGGCGCTGGAGGAGATCCTCGAAGTGCCGCCGGAGTCCCTGACCGCGCTGCTCGGGCCGCGCCGCCCGCGCGGCCGGTGGGCCCACAACGTGCCGGGCGCGCTGGCGTACCGCGACGTCAGCGAGGTGCACGCCAGCGTCGACCTGCTGCTCGGCCAGATCCGCAACCCGGTGGACGGCCAGCTGCGCTGGCTGAGCTGCGACGAGACGGTCCGCGTCGGCGCCGGCCGGGACGAGCGGTCGGTGCGCACGCGGGCGGTGTTCCAGGCGCGCACCGACGGCGTCGACCGGCACGTGGCCGTGTACCACTGCGAGAAGGAGATGCTGCCCGACATCCGCCGGGCGTCCCACTGCCGGCTCGGCCAGGTCCGCACCGACGCGGCGGCCGGGGTCACCGCCGTGGAGCTGCTGTTCGAGCGCCCGCTGCGGCGCGACGAGACCTGCATGGTCGACTACGAGTTCGGGTACAGCGGCGGCGGGCCCGAGGCCACGTTCTACCACCGGTGGTTCCGCCACCCCATGCACATGTACCTGCTGCACGTCCATTTCGAGCCGGACGCCCTCCCGGCCCGCTGCCACCGCGTCTGGCAGCCGAACACCGTGACGCCCCCGACCGACGTGCGGGAGCTGCCGCTGTCGGACTGGCGGGCCGTCCACATGGCCGAGGCCGATGTGCGGCCCGGCGTGCACGGCATCCGCTGGGAATGGGACTGA
- a CDS encoding papain-like cysteine protease family protein: MHLRSGLRAAVCALALTAAAVPGTADAAALRLDISMQAQQMSNWCWAASGNTVAAFMGRNYTQNQFCNLAFNRSMNSSCPNSQATLADDQTAFRKIGISPGNYVYAHLYYWAIVREIDARRPVIARIQWTSGGGHMEVLYGYDDSSNMVYWGNPWPSDYRYNWSSYDYYVSNGTFFWTHSLDYIGA; this comes from the coding sequence ATGCATCTTCGCTCCGGCCTGCGCGCCGCCGTGTGCGCGCTGGCCCTCACCGCCGCGGCCGTGCCCGGCACCGCCGACGCGGCCGCCCTGCGCCTGGACATCTCGATGCAGGCGCAGCAGATGTCCAACTGGTGCTGGGCCGCGTCCGGCAACACCGTGGCCGCCTTCATGGGCCGGAACTACACCCAGAACCAGTTCTGCAACCTCGCCTTCAACCGGTCGATGAACTCGTCCTGCCCCAACAGCCAGGCAACGCTCGCCGACGACCAGACGGCGTTCCGCAAGATCGGGATCAGCCCCGGCAACTACGTGTACGCCCATCTCTACTACTGGGCGATCGTCCGCGAGATCGACGCGCGGCGGCCCGTGATAGCCCGCATCCAATGGACGAGCGGCGGCGGGCACATGGAGGTCCTGTACGGCTACGACGACAGTTCGAACATGGTCTATTGGGGCAATCCCTGGCCGTCGGACTACCGCTACAACTGGTCGTCCTACGACTACTACGTCAGCAACGGCACCTTCTTCTGGACCCATTCCCTCGACTACATCGGCGCATGA
- a CDS encoding helix-turn-helix domain-containing protein, whose product MTTVLHERALFADGPIWGGVQRLSSDVEAHAHDFVEIAVIGPGRGTHVTARGGHRLRHGQAVVLRPGAWHGFEGCAGLVVANCCVSAKALRSDLEGMMRVPALRRLLWTEPVASGSRGVAVTALGPDAADEAIDQIRLLEADLSGARPRTGRALGRLVTVLGVLADAGAPGAAGPGMHPAVAAAIARMEAAPAEAWRLDGLARAVNLDPDYLGRLFVRHVGASPLGHLARIRAERAADLLAHSDLPAARVGAAVGWDDPTYFARRFRELVGLTPTAYRRTARPPAAVASSSPPRTAGTWLPPEPPSSAGP is encoded by the coding sequence ATGACCACGGTGCTGCACGAGCGGGCGCTGTTCGCGGACGGGCCGATCTGGGGAGGCGTGCAGCGGCTCTCCTCGGACGTCGAGGCCCACGCGCACGACTTCGTCGAGATCGCCGTCATCGGGCCCGGCCGGGGCACGCACGTGACCGCCCGGGGCGGGCACCGGCTGCGGCACGGCCAGGCCGTCGTGCTCCGGCCGGGCGCGTGGCACGGCTTCGAGGGCTGCGCCGGTCTCGTCGTCGCCAACTGCTGCGTGTCGGCCAAGGCGCTGCGCTCCGACCTGGAGGGGATGATGCGCGTCCCGGCGCTGCGGCGGCTGCTGTGGACCGAGCCCGTCGCCTCCGGCTCCCGGGGCGTGGCGGTCACCGCCCTCGGGCCGGACGCCGCCGACGAGGCCATCGACCAGATCCGGCTGCTCGAAGCCGACCTGTCGGGGGCCCGGCCCCGCACCGGCCGCGCGCTCGGCCGGCTCGTCACCGTCCTCGGCGTCCTCGCCGACGCGGGCGCCCCCGGCGCCGCCGGGCCCGGCATGCACCCGGCGGTCGCCGCCGCCATCGCGCGGATGGAGGCGGCGCCCGCCGAGGCGTGGCGGCTGGACGGCCTCGCACGCGCCGTCAACCTCGACCCCGACTACCTGGGGCGGCTGTTCGTCCGGCACGTGGGGGCGTCGCCGCTCGGCCACCTGGCCCGGATCAGGGCGGAGCGGGCCGCCGACCTGCTCGCCCACTCCGACCTCCCGGCCGCGCGCGTCGGCGCGGCCGTGGGCTGGGACGATCCGACCTACTTCGCGCGGCGCTTCCGCGAACTCGTCGGCCTGACCCCGACCGCGTACCGGCGGACGGCCAGGCCGCCGGCGGCGGTGGCGAGCAGCAGTCCGCCGAGGACGGCGGGCACCTGGCTCCCACCGGAGCCGCCGTCCTCCGCGGGGCCGTAG